The Akkermansiaceae bacterium nucleotide sequence GGAGATTGGCTCCTCTCTGTGGAGAACATCACTGAATCTCAGCAAACGTCGTTGGTTGCAGCCAGACCCGTTTACATACGGATTCCCGAGGCGATACGCACCTTTGGGATTTCACGAGCTAAGCTCTACCAGCTCATCAAAGCAAGAAAGTTCAGATCTATCTCCCTTGCAGAGCCAGGCCAAACGAAGGCGACGAGATTGATCGATTTCGCGTCGCTCACTAATTATTTGGAATCTCTGGCGGAACCTTCCGAACGAGAGTTGGATAATAGATCGGAGGGGACCAGATAATCATCCGTCGAATTCTTCCATTTTCGGCTTCTAGGCCGAGCCGATTTGGTCCTTCACAAATCCGGCGCTGACTGCGACAGCAAATTTCAGGCCTTTGATTGTGCCACGCAGCTACCTCTCGATTGCGCCGCTAAGACGGACAGGGCAGAGGAGGAGGAAAGGGTTCCGCGTCATGCTTGTTGTCCAGGCGCGGGTAATAAGTCGCGGGTGAAAGCCCGGGCAGCCCTTGGATTGGATTGAGTATATAATGCTCAATCAAGCTGGTAATACTGAGACATTCCCGCCGGCGAAAATTCAAGGCTCTTGAGAGAGTGCGGAAAAGACGGGCGGCTCCATGCATGAGATGGCCGAAAGTACGCAGTTGGTCCCTTCTGGGGACAACTGCGTACTTCTCCAGGCTCACCATCATAAGATGTTTTTGTCCGCTGCTTAGGAAATACGATGAGAGTGAATCGGCGGGTAAATAGACGGGTATAAACGCGGGTCCTCCGTGCGCGTCCATGTCTGATTCGATTCCATCGCCCTCTGCCCGGAGCCTGCGCGGTGACCTCCGTCGCAGCGATGAAAAGGCCATGTAAGAAGAAGTCCTGGGAGAGGCAGTTCGCCGCGGATGCTGATAGCAGATGCAGCGTCAAAATGGACGAGAGGAACTTCGGCAGAAACTACACCTTCTGAGCGAACTGACTGTGAATGGCACCAATCAACTGATGACTCGTCTCGCCACAACTCACTACGAAAGGAGACACAGAGGTGGTACCGGACCGCTGGAGGCAGATTGCCATCCCACCGATCTGGCCCGGAAGGTCACGCGGTAGGATTTGAAAGATCCTCCATCAGTAGAAAATGCCAGTATCCCGAGACCCTTTTACAGAGCCTCCTTGTAACCGAAATGCACCTTTTGGATCGTGGACAAATCTGTCCTCGATGCCATAAAATGCTCGTTTTTTATGTATGTCTAATTGTCAGTTGATCACATTGTGTTGGTGGTTCCCTAGTCAGTTCCTGCATTCCCTGGTAGCTTGGCACATCATGCGTACGAGGTGACCTTGACGATGGCAGAAGGAGCTGGGGGTAGCTCCTCCTGGGGAGCGTAGACCAACGGGGATCAGATCGTTAGGGTTCATCTCGATGAAGAAGCTATTGGGACCACTTCCAACGAACACTTTTGTCACAAAAGCGGCCCTGGCTATGGATGGCTATGAAATACCCTCTCGGGGATGTCGTCGTCCCGGAAGCTGTTACCTTATCTCCTCGTGCCTGCAGGCGGATTTTTGATCGGCCTGGCGACGGCTCCAGGGAGACATACGGAAGGGGGCAGGGACGACTCTGCCTTCGGGCATAGGCCGGCCATGTCCCCACGCATGCGGGACGGGCGTGCCTCCGCCGCGCCAATGACTCCGGGACAATTGCTGGCGGAAGCCCGCAGGCTGGTGGAAGCACCGGACAGAAAGAGCCGTCGGACCACTCTGGACGAAACGATCGCGGACTGGACGGATGCGGAGGTGGTGGCCGCGCTGGAGCAGGCCGCGCGGGAGCCGGACCTGCTGCTGGAGCAGGACAGCCTGGCGGGCGACCTGCTGCGCTCCTTCTCGAAACGGGATCCGGAGAAGGCGATGAAGTGGGCGCTGGAGCAGCCGCTGCTGGTGCGGCGGAAATTTGCCGGGCATGTCCTTTCCGCCCTTCTTCCGGGCCGGGCGAATGAGGCACTGGCTATGGCAAAAGCCCACCCGGATGTCTTCGAGGGAAAGGTCCCCACCAATGTGGTGCGGGCGCTGGTGACGACGTCAGCGAAGCAGGGCGCCGGCGCATTTGTCTCCAGCCTGAAGGAACTGATGGCGGACGGCTCCGCTCCATTCATGGAATTCCCTAAGGAGTTCGGGGAGGGATTCGACTTCGCGGCGGTGCTGGATTCCCCGGACTTCGCCCCACTGGCGTCCCATAAGCTGAGGGATTCCATGATCCAGGCGTGGATGAGGAATGACCGCGATGCAGCCTTCGAGTGGGTGCTGGAGAATGACGGCGCGGGCAGGCTGGACACCTTGCGTGACCCGCAGTGGACCTATGCGGAACTCACGGGCCACGTGAAATGGATGGCCGGGAAGGTGGACACTCTGCCGGAGGAGCAGTGGCGGAAATTCCTGCAGTTCAGCGAATATTCGCTCGTCCACCGGGAGGGCCACGCGCAGCTCTGGCTGGACTCCCTCCAACAACCGGCCCTGCGGGAGGCATTCCGCGATGTGGCGACGGGAGGCATCTTCGTCGGCGGCACGGTGCCGATGGAGCGTGGCCTGAAGGCACTGGAGAGCCTGCCGGATGGTGAGGCGCGGCTCAGCAGGTTGGAAACGCTGGCGAAGAATTTCAAGGGCTACCGCAGCCGCGCGGATGCGGGCTCCCTCTTCCTCTTGCGCGGGAAGCTGGAGCACTGGGGGGCGGACGCGGCACGGGCGGACGGGATCGTGGAGAGGCTCTATCCCTCCCAGCAGTGAGCCCTCCGGACACCGGAAAAGAAATCGATACCGACATGAAACCCCTTCCTCGCAATCTGTTTTTCCTCGCGCTGCTCTGCGGCGGCATCTTGGCCGGGCGTGCCATCCCCTCAGCAGGACCGTCCTTCACTCCCCCAGGAGAGTCCGTGGCGGACGGGAAATCCTCCAGGAAGGACCGTCCTCTGCAACGGGAGGCACCACGGACGCTGGCAACGCTGACCGCCCGGGTGAAGGCAGAGGAAACGGCACCGGAGGAACTGCGTGCGGCGGTGGCCCGAGTGAAGACGGCCATACTGAAATCCATCGTCCTGGAGCAGTACGGTGTGCTGGCCGCCATGACGGAGGGAGGAAAGGCGCGCCAGCCGCACCAGAATCTCTACACCGTCGCGATGGAGGAGCTGTGGGTCCGCGAGAAGTTCTCCGCATTCAAGTGGGCGGAGACCCTGGAGGAGCCGAAGGAGCGGGCCATGATGCAGAAGAGCCTGCTGTACCGCGCACTGGAAGAGGATGTGGAGGGTGCGCTGCCGTGGGTGGCGAAGTATCATGAGGAGAACGGCAAGTCGGACACCTACAGCGAATTCAAGACCATCGCCATGCGGGGCGCGGTGAGCCGGGGTGCGGATGCGGTCATCCGCGCGTATGAGGCATTTCCCGATCCCGGAGGTCACACCGCTATCCGGAACGTGGAGTTTCCGGAGGATTTCGACTTTGGGAAGCTCAACAAGGCATTGGGAGCGAAGATGGAAATGACGCATGTCTTCACGCAGTGGGCTCTCCGTGACCGGGATGCGGCCTGGGTGGCAATGGAGCAGCGTCTGGGCGGCTTCCAGGGCCGCCCGGAGAGGGAGATCGGGGAGGGCATGATGAAGGCCGTGCTGGTGAAGGCAGGGGAACCCGCGGGAGTGGCGTGGATGATGGAACGGCTCGCCGTCATGTCACAGCGGGACGGCTCCCGGCACGAGCAGATCCTGGGCAGCATCATCGCCAACAGCAACCTTTCCACGGAGGGGATCGCCATCATTTCGGCGAAGCTCTCCCCGGAGGGACGAGTCACGCACGCGAAAACCGCGCTGTTGTCCCACCCCAGCCATGCCTCCACCGGCCACCTGCTGGCCACGCTGCCGCGTCAGGATCTCATCCGCACGCTGCGGGAGGTGCGGCAGATGACTGCCGGAGGAAGTGCCACGGGAGCCGCCCAGCGGAACCGCAGCTACGCGGACATGCAGAGACGCTTCCAGCTGACTCCCGCTGAGATGGAGGACATCAACGGAGACACGACAAACCAATAAAGGGTAGCCAAGCGTGAAGATTCCCGGCAGCGAGCGCATGGCGGCTCTGCGGGAATGTTCTCCTTGTGGGAGATCCTA carries:
- a CDS encoding AlpA family phage regulatory protein produces the protein MENITESQQTSLVAARPVYIRIPEAIRTFGISRAKLYQLIKARKFRSISLAEPGQTKATRLIDFASLTNYLESLAEPSERELDNRSEGTR